A genomic stretch from Prochlorococcus marinus str. MIT 9312 includes:
- a CDS encoding 5-formyltetrahydrofolate cyclo-ligase, protein MTIFDKKKFERDTFRKLRNEISLIQRENVEKNVKLFVDTFVKEYKNIGYIAIYWPLKNEVDIRSLKEKNSVALPKCIDKKELFFYPWDEKTLTKDSEGILSPNNSFLLSHEQISIIFVPCLSVDKNLIRLGYGGGYFDKLRRDKNWRNVPCIGVLTSNCVSKTPLTRAEWDIPLSGFITEKEIFV, encoded by the coding sequence ATGACTATCTTTGATAAAAAGAAATTTGAGAGGGATACGTTTAGAAAACTTAGAAATGAGATTTCTCTAATTCAAAGGGAAAATGTAGAAAAGAATGTAAAACTATTTGTTGATACCTTTGTTAAGGAATATAAAAATATTGGTTACATAGCTATATATTGGCCTTTGAAAAATGAAGTAGATATAAGAAGTCTCAAGGAAAAAAATTCTGTAGCTTTGCCAAAATGTATAGATAAGAAAGAGTTGTTTTTTTATCCATGGGATGAAAAAACTCTTACAAAAGACTCAGAGGGGATACTAAGTCCAAATAACTCTTTTTTATTAAGTCATGAGCAGATAAGTATAATATTTGTTCCATGTCTTTCTGTTGATAAAAATTTAATAAGATTAGGTTATGGAGGAGGCTATTTTGATAAATTAAGAAGAGATAAAAATTGGCGTAATGTTCCATGTATTGGAGTATTAACTTCTAATTGTGTAAGTAAGACTCCATTAACCAGGGCTGAGTGGGATATTCCCTTATCAGGCTTTATCACAGAAAAAGAAATATTTGTATAA
- a CDS encoding ABC transporter substrate-binding protein, protein MKKKVLLTVFFILISFLQNSCGSKKISQKIIVASSGKIESLDPARANTLKAIQLISSLGDTLYELNSDGELIPELAAGMPIISKDRLQIIINLRRNVFFHDGTSFNSNAIKFTFDRFKRIGTINYILGNKIKSIETPSEYSVKINLNKPSSSLNGLLTSVNLTPISPTFYKEYSDKFLNEKFVGTGKYVLTSFSNEVQLIDPNLNYWGEKPLNNGINFVGYSNSSSLFGALKSKQIDVLLSNSIDDSQRNSLSNLSKNKKFKEGNSPFTELSFISLRTSSYPLNNLNLRMALAKSLNRKLISEKVSYGLRKPSRSIIPPILKNDNQGLWPKYNYLEARKLLQKETYCNGNILKIPLTYRTNVPADKLIALTWQEEIKNVLNDCIEIELNGVESTTVYKNLSLGIYTAVILDWTGAYSDPEAYLTPLLSCNEIVDGICKKGESVYSGSFWGSNKVESLFLKSENISGNKRLDKLLEIEKIAANSIPYIPIWISSQKAWSQNKISNPIFNGAGIIRLSDLELIHE, encoded by the coding sequence ATGAAAAAAAAAGTTCTTTTAACAGTATTTTTTATTTTAATTTCTTTTTTACAGAACTCTTGTGGTTCAAAAAAAATATCCCAAAAAATCATAGTAGCGAGTTCTGGGAAAATCGAATCTTTAGATCCAGCTAGAGCAAATACTCTCAAAGCAATTCAATTAATCAGTTCCCTGGGAGACACATTATATGAATTAAATTCTGACGGAGAATTAATACCTGAATTAGCAGCAGGGATGCCAATTATTTCAAAGGATAGACTTCAAATAATAATCAATCTAAGAAGAAATGTTTTTTTTCATGATGGAACTTCATTTAACTCAAATGCAATAAAGTTTACTTTTGATAGATTTAAAAGAATTGGAACAATTAACTATATTTTAGGAAATAAGATTAAATCTATAGAAACTCCAAGCGAATATTCAGTTAAAATAAATTTAAATAAACCATCAAGTTCTTTAAATGGTTTACTTACATCAGTAAATTTAACACCAATATCTCCAACATTTTATAAAGAATATTCTGATAAGTTTCTAAATGAAAAATTCGTTGGTACTGGTAAGTATGTCTTGACCAGTTTTTCTAATGAAGTTCAATTAATTGATCCAAATTTGAATTATTGGGGTGAAAAGCCCTTAAATAATGGTATTAATTTTGTGGGATACTCTAATTCATCTTCTCTTTTTGGAGCTTTAAAAAGTAAACAAATTGACGTACTCTTATCAAATTCAATTGATGATAGTCAGAGAAATAGTTTAAGTAATCTAAGCAAAAATAAAAAGTTTAAAGAAGGTAATAGTCCTTTCACCGAATTAAGTTTTATAAGCCTTAGAACTAGTTCTTATCCATTAAATAATCTTAATTTAAGAATGGCTTTAGCAAAAAGTCTTAATAGAAAATTAATTAGTGAAAAAGTAAGTTATGGTTTGAGAAAGCCATCAAGATCAATAATTCCTCCGATATTAAAAAATGATAATCAAGGTCTGTGGCCTAAATATAATTATTTAGAAGCGAGAAAGTTATTGCAAAAAGAAACTTATTGCAATGGAAATATACTGAAAATTCCACTTACATATAGAACGAATGTACCAGCAGATAAACTTATTGCCCTCACTTGGCAAGAAGAAATAAAAAATGTTTTGAATGATTGCATTGAGATAGAACTTAATGGCGTTGAATCTACAACCGTTTATAAAAATCTAAGTTTGGGAATTTATACAGCAGTTATTCTTGATTGGACTGGTGCTTATTCCGATCCAGAAGCTTATCTCACTCCACTTTTAAGTTGTAATGAAATAGTTGATGGCATATGTAAAAAAGGTGAATCAGTTTATAGTGGTAGTTTTTGGGGATCTAATAAAGTGGAAAGTTTATTCCTAAAGAGTGAAAATATAAGTGGTAATAAAAGACTCGACAAACTACTGGAAATTGAAAAAATAGCAGCAAATTCAATCCCTTACATTCCTATTTGGATATCCTCTCAAAAAGCATGGTCTCAAAATAAAATATCAAATCCTATTTTTAATGGTGCAGGGATTATTAGATTAAGCGATCTTGAGTTAATTCATGAGTAG
- the hisH gene encoding imidazole glycerol phosphate synthase subunit HisH: MHKIGLIDYGMGNIHSVTKSLESLGEEIILIKNFSESKACKAIILPGVGAFDPAMINLINTDLIIDLKNWINSGKSFLGICLGLQLLFESSDEGKVQGLGILKGKIQKIPNIVNQRIPHMGWCELLPTKTNTLLELEELNNWVYFVHSYHAIPDDFSIIAAQVNYGSEKLTAMIENDNLLACQFHPEKSGKTGEKLLRRWLSNIQ, from the coding sequence TTGCATAAAATTGGACTTATAGACTATGGAATGGGTAATATTCATTCAGTAACAAAATCTCTAGAAAGTCTTGGAGAAGAAATAATTTTAATTAAAAACTTTAGTGAATCAAAAGCTTGTAAGGCGATAATACTTCCTGGAGTTGGAGCATTTGATCCTGCGATGATTAATCTTATAAATACTGATTTGATAATTGATTTGAAAAATTGGATTAATAGTGGTAAGTCTTTTTTAGGAATTTGTTTAGGTCTTCAACTTCTTTTTGAATCTAGTGATGAAGGAAAAGTTCAAGGACTAGGTATTTTAAAGGGCAAAATTCAAAAAATACCCAATATAGTTAATCAAAGAATCCCCCACATGGGTTGGTGCGAACTTCTACCTACAAAAACAAATACTTTATTAGAACTAGAGGAATTAAATAATTGGGTCTATTTTGTCCATTCCTATCATGCAATCCCAGATGACTTCAGTATTATTGCAGCTCAGGTTAATTATGGTTCTGAAAAATTAACAGCTATGATTGAAAATGATAATTTATTAGCTTGTCAATTTCATCCTGAGAAATCTGGTAAAACTGGAGAAAAACTTTTGAGAAGATGGCTTAGTAATATTCAATAA
- the rsmD gene encoding 16S rRNA (guanine(966)-N(2))-methyltransferase RsmD gives MKTNLRLIGGKKLQSPNNIYTRPTTLRVREAIFNILNNRVENSNWLDLFSGTGAISCEAYNHGARKIIAIEKNKNNSKICLKNLLSLQDIDNRKNDIDVICKDVLSWTKPDYERKLSSKIVDLNKLKFDFVYIDPPYNVKFHELVLNQIFNCDFLKNDSIVICEHSPDLDIKKSTLWETIDVRDYGQSRLTFLINVQHT, from the coding sequence ATGAAGACAAATTTAAGATTAATAGGTGGTAAAAAACTCCAAAGTCCAAATAATATTTATACAAGACCTACAACTTTGAGAGTTAGAGAGGCTATATTTAATATATTGAATAACAGAGTTGAAAATAGTAACTGGTTAGATTTATTTAGTGGAACAGGAGCCATATCATGTGAAGCATATAATCACGGGGCAAGAAAAATTATTGCTATTGAGAAAAACAAAAACAACTCAAAAATTTGCTTAAAAAATTTACTTTCGTTGCAAGATATAGATAATAGAAAAAATGATATTGATGTTATTTGTAAAGACGTTTTGAGCTGGACAAAACCAGATTATGAGAGAAAGTTATCATCTAAAATTGTAGATTTAAATAAATTAAAATTTGATTTTGTTTATATAGACCCTCCATATAATGTAAAATTCCATGAATTAGTTTTAAATCAAATATTCAATTGTGATTTTTTAAAAAATGATTCAATAGTTATTTGTGAACATTCTCCAGACTTGGATATTAAAAAAAGTACTTTATGGGAAACTATAGATGTGAGAGACTATGGGCAATCAAGATTAACATTTTTAATCAATGTCCAACATACCTGA
- a CDS encoding ABC transporter permease: MSRNLNKLFNYSLLKIALIPLMLWIISSLVFILLRVAPGDPVDAILGSGANEVSREILRNKLGLNESLINQYFSYINDILHLNFGLSLSTQKPVLDIILKSFPASLELGLFSILSAMIIGFPLGFIGLRHRGKKTDYIVRIFGIATYAIPPFWGAMLAQLLFSVYLNISPIGGRFPIFQQQPQITGFLVLDSILSNNIIALKDSLYHLALPSITLGFLLSGIFSRSLRVNLDKTLKSDYVNAAICRGISRKKIFLNHALPNALLPIVTISGLTMASLAGGALLFEVTFSWPGIALRLYEAISQRDYTLVQGIVIFTSMLIVSLNLFVDILIAYLDPRIEY, encoded by the coding sequence ATGAGTAGGAATTTAAATAAACTTTTTAATTATTCTTTATTAAAAATTGCATTAATACCATTAATGTTATGGATAATTTCTTCATTAGTTTTTATTTTATTGCGAGTTGCCCCTGGCGATCCTGTTGATGCCATACTAGGCTCTGGTGCCAATGAGGTTTCAAGGGAGATTCTAAGAAATAAATTGGGGCTAAATGAGTCCTTGATAAATCAATATTTTTCATACATAAATGATATTTTGCACTTAAATTTTGGTCTATCTCTTAGTACTCAAAAGCCAGTTCTAGATATTATTCTAAAGTCATTTCCCGCAAGTCTTGAGCTTGGTTTATTTTCTATATTAAGTGCAATGATAATTGGATTCCCATTAGGATTTATTGGGTTAAGACATAGGGGTAAAAAGACTGATTATATTGTGAGAATATTTGGGATTGCTACATATGCGATCCCTCCTTTTTGGGGAGCAATGTTGGCTCAATTATTATTTTCTGTGTATTTAAACATTTCCCCAATTGGGGGTAGATTTCCAATCTTTCAGCAACAACCCCAAATTACAGGTTTTCTAGTTTTAGATAGTATTCTGTCAAATAATATTATTGCTTTAAAAGATAGCCTCTATCATCTTGCACTACCTTCGATTACCCTTGGCTTTCTATTAAGTGGTATATTCAGCCGGTCATTAAGAGTGAATTTGGATAAGACATTAAAAAGTGATTATGTTAATGCCGCTATATGTAGAGGAATATCGAGAAAAAAAATATTTTTAAACCATGCTTTACCTAATGCTCTATTGCCAATTGTCACTATTTCTGGTTTGACAATGGCTTCATTAGCAGGAGGCGCCCTATTGTTTGAAGTAACTTTTTCATGGCCAGGTATTGCCTTAAGATTATATGAAGCAATTTCTCAGCGAGACTATACCTTGGTGCAAGGCATTGTAATTTTTACCTCTATGCTCATAGTTTCTTTGAATCTGTTTGTTGATATTTTAATTGCATATTTAGATCCAAGAATAGAGTACTAA
- a CDS encoding GuaB3 family IMP dehydrogenase-related protein, with protein sequence MNIELGLNKNVRRAYGIDEIALVPGKRTLDYDLTDPSWLIGDLKREVPIVASAMDSVVDVNTAVELTKLGALGVINMEGIQTRYDNPDETLNQIASVGKNDFVPLMQKIYSEPVKEKLILQRINEVKERGGIAAFSGTPQAAIKFKETLNNSKIDLFFLQGTVVSTEHLGMEGKETLNIKNLCQSMNVPVIAGNCVTYEVAKLLMQAGVAGLMVGIGPGAACTSRGVLGIGIPQATAIADCSSARDDYFKESGHYIPIIGDGGIVTGGDICKCLACGADAVMIGSPIAKSSNAPGKGFHWGMATPSPILPRGTRIEVGSTGSLERIIKGPALLDDGTHNLLGAIRTSMSTLGAKNIKEMQEVEIVIAPSLLTEGKVYQKAQQLGMGK encoded by the coding sequence GTGAATATTGAACTTGGTTTGAACAAAAATGTCAGAAGGGCTTATGGTATTGATGAAATAGCTTTAGTCCCTGGCAAAAGAACACTAGATTACGATTTAACTGATCCTTCCTGGTTAATAGGGGATTTAAAGAGAGAAGTTCCAATTGTAGCTAGCGCTATGGACAGCGTAGTGGATGTTAATACGGCTGTAGAACTTACCAAATTAGGTGCCCTAGGGGTTATTAATATGGAAGGCATTCAAACACGTTATGATAATCCTGATGAAACATTAAATCAAATAGCATCAGTAGGGAAAAATGATTTTGTCCCATTAATGCAGAAGATATACAGTGAACCTGTTAAGGAGAAATTAATTTTACAGAGAATAAATGAGGTTAAAGAAAGAGGAGGTATAGCTGCGTTTAGTGGAACTCCTCAAGCTGCCATAAAATTTAAGGAAACACTTAATAATTCCAAAATAGATTTATTTTTTCTTCAAGGAACAGTCGTCTCAACTGAGCATCTTGGCATGGAAGGTAAGGAAACCTTAAATATTAAAAACCTCTGTCAATCTATGAATGTCCCTGTTATAGCTGGTAATTGTGTTACTTACGAAGTTGCTAAACTTCTTATGCAGGCTGGAGTTGCAGGATTAATGGTTGGTATAGGCCCTGGAGCGGCATGTACTTCAAGAGGGGTACTAGGAATTGGAATCCCACAAGCAACTGCAATTGCTGATTGTAGTTCGGCAAGAGATGATTATTTTAAAGAAAGTGGTCATTATATTCCTATTATCGGAGATGGAGGAATTGTAACAGGCGGAGATATTTGTAAATGTTTAGCTTGTGGTGCAGATGCTGTAATGATTGGCTCACCAATAGCTAAATCCTCAAATGCTCCAGGTAAAGGATTTCACTGGGGTATGGCTACTCCAAGTCCAATATTGCCAAGAGGGACAAGAATTGAAGTTGGTTCGACAGGTTCCTTAGAAAGGATAATTAAAGGCCCTGCTTTGCTTGATGATGGTACACATAATTTATTAGGAGCTATTAGAACATCAATGAGTACTCTTGGGGCTAAAAATATTAAAGAAATGCAGGAGGTTGAAATAGTTATTGCACCATCTCTTCTTACGGAGGGTAAGGTTTATCAAAAAGCTCAGCAGCTTGGGATGGGTAAATAG
- a CDS encoding RNA methyltransferase, translating to MILGKNFSNLKVILVEPNGPLNVGSVARLCSNFEVDELRIVSPKCDIFSLKAKKMALKGQKYLDHCKIFDNLENAIFDCDLVIASCGRIDVSKDSVFESSEDIVSWILSFEKINNLAIIFGREDRGLSNNELLLANKTFNIPTSKNNPSLNLSHAVSIVLYELNKSSKRNFNKELEVFNLASSKQIHDSFVEIEEMLLGVGYLLEHTSKAKISKFKNYLSRANTTMHEINVLRGIVHQINWFLNNSKRN from the coding sequence ATGATTTTGGGGAAAAATTTTTCTAATTTAAAAGTAATATTAGTTGAACCAAACGGCCCTTTAAATGTTGGGAGTGTAGCAAGGTTATGCTCCAATTTTGAAGTCGATGAATTAAGAATTGTTTCTCCAAAATGCGATATATTCTCTTTAAAAGCAAAAAAAATGGCCCTTAAAGGTCAAAAATATCTTGATCATTGCAAAATTTTCGATAATTTAGAAAATGCAATTTTTGATTGTGATTTAGTTATCGCATCTTGTGGCAGGATAGATGTTAGTAAAGATTCAGTCTTTGAATCTTCAGAAGATATAGTTAGTTGGATTTTATCTTTTGAAAAAATTAATAATTTAGCAATTATATTTGGCAGAGAAGATAGAGGTTTAAGTAATAATGAATTACTTTTGGCAAATAAGACTTTTAATATACCTACTTCTAAGAATAATCCTTCTTTAAATCTTTCTCATGCAGTTTCAATAGTTTTGTATGAATTAAATAAGTCTTCTAAAAGAAATTTCAATAAGGAATTAGAAGTTTTTAATCTTGCATCATCAAAACAAATACATGATTCATTTGTGGAGATTGAGGAAATGCTTCTTGGAGTTGGATATCTTTTAGAACATACCTCTAAGGCAAAAATAAGTAAATTTAAGAATTATTTATCACGGGCAAATACAACAATGCACGAAATAAATGTTTTAAGAGGAATTGTCCATCAAATAAACTGGTTTTTGAACAATTCAAAAAGGAATTAG
- the bchI gene encoding magnesium chelatase ATPase subunit I — MTTTKKRRVFPFTAVIGQEEMKLALLLNVIDPRIGGVMIMGDRGTGKSTTIRALADLLPAIDVVKDDPYNSSLIDPDLQSKEVLEKIVQGENLECIQKQVPMVDLPLGATEDRLCGTIDIEKALSEGVKAFEPGLLAKANRGLLYVDEVNLLDDHLVDVLLDSAASGWNTVEREGVSVRHPARFVLIGSGNPEEGELRPQLLDRFGMSVEVKTVRDAELRVQVVDQRTSFDDNPDEFSLSVEKQQDELQQKVIKAQEILNSVQMDDDLRLNISAICGELDVDGLRGDIVTNRSARAIAAFEGRTEVNEYDIARVISCSLRHRLRKDPLEQVDSGEKVIQAFCKVFELDEKDNLSKFQLSAEA, encoded by the coding sequence GTGACTACAACAAAGAAAAGAAGAGTTTTTCCTTTTACAGCTGTAATTGGTCAGGAAGAAATGAAATTAGCACTCTTGTTAAATGTTATTGATCCAAGAATTGGAGGAGTGATGATAATGGGTGATAGAGGGACTGGAAAGTCAACTACAATTAGAGCTTTAGCAGATTTGTTGCCCGCAATAGACGTTGTTAAAGACGATCCATATAATAGTTCGCTAATTGATCCTGATTTGCAGAGTAAAGAAGTTTTAGAAAAAATTGTTCAAGGAGAAAATCTAGAGTGTATTCAAAAACAAGTACCTATGGTGGATTTGCCTTTAGGAGCTACTGAGGACAGACTTTGTGGAACCATTGATATAGAGAAAGCTTTGAGTGAAGGCGTTAAGGCATTTGAACCTGGTTTATTGGCAAAAGCTAATAGAGGTTTACTTTATGTTGATGAAGTGAATTTGCTTGATGATCATTTAGTTGATGTACTTTTAGATTCGGCTGCTTCCGGATGGAATACAGTTGAAAGGGAGGGAGTCTCAGTTCGACATCCTGCGAGGTTTGTTCTAATTGGTTCAGGTAATCCAGAAGAAGGGGAATTAAGACCTCAGCTATTGGATAGGTTTGGAATGAGTGTTGAGGTCAAGACAGTTAGAGATGCTGAATTAAGAGTTCAGGTAGTTGATCAAAGGACATCTTTTGATGATAATCCTGATGAGTTTTCATTGAGCGTTGAGAAACAACAGGATGAACTTCAGCAAAAGGTTATTAAAGCTCAAGAAATTTTAAATTCTGTTCAAATGGATGATGATCTTAGATTAAATATTTCCGCAATCTGTGGAGAACTTGATGTTGATGGTTTGCGTGGAGATATTGTTACAAATCGATCTGCAAGAGCAATTGCAGCCTTTGAGGGTAGGACTGAAGTAAATGAATATGATATAGCGAGGGTTATTTCATGTTCATTGAGACATAGACTAAGAAAAGATCCATTAGAACAAGTTGATTCAGGTGAAAAAGTTATTCAAGCTTTTTGTAAAGTATTTGAGTTAGATGAAAAAGATAATCTTTCTAAATTTCAATTGTCTGCAGAAGCCTAA
- a CDS encoding SufE family protein, translating into MENKEKYNNLSKLVEKLKKSEDPKRKYEYILWLGKKLKEPDSKILVEENKVMGCVSEVFVKANIKGGKLFWEGYSDALITKGLLAFLISGLNELTPNEVVKINKKFIEDTGLKASLTPSRSNGFLNILLKMQSQANEFL; encoded by the coding sequence ATGGAAAATAAAGAAAAATACAATAATTTATCAAAATTAGTTGAAAAGTTAAAGAAATCAGAAGATCCAAAAAGAAAATATGAATACATTTTATGGTTAGGAAAAAAATTAAAAGAACCAGATAGTAAGATCCTTGTTGAAGAGAACAAAGTTATGGGATGCGTTTCAGAAGTTTTTGTTAAGGCAAATATTAAAGGCGGTAAATTATTTTGGGAAGGATATTCTGATGCACTAATAACAAAAGGTTTATTGGCATTTCTAATTAGTGGATTAAATGAATTAACACCTAATGAAGTTGTTAAAATAAATAAGAAATTTATAGAAGATACTGGTTTGAAAGCAAGCTTAACTCCTTCACGGTCAAATGGTTTTTTAAACATTTTATTGAAAATGCAGTCTCAAGCAAATGAATTTTTGTAG
- the petG gene encoding cytochrome b6-f complex subunit V, with amino-acid sequence MIEPLLCGIVLGLVPITLLGLFVSAWNQYRRGSGMLDID; translated from the coding sequence ATGATCGAGCCTCTTCTATGTGGAATTGTTTTAGGGTTAGTTCCAATAACTCTTCTTGGATTATTCGTAAGTGCTTGGAATCAATACAGAAGAGGTTCAGGTATGTTGGACATTGATTAA
- the ruvC gene encoding crossover junction endodeoxyribonuclease RuvC, with the protein MRIIGIDPGLARVGYGIIEIKNDKKILLDCGVIETGKEKKEEDRLYEIFKDLNELISHWKPNLAAVEKFFFYRSSTTISVVQARGVIMMVLASKKINISEYSPAQIKLTIAGSGKASKKEVLDAVMYNLELNKPPKPDDSADALAIALTKLNEEGFN; encoded by the coding sequence GTGAGAATAATTGGGATAGACCCTGGATTAGCCAGAGTTGGATATGGAATTATTGAAATAAAAAATGATAAAAAGATATTGCTAGATTGTGGAGTTATTGAGACAGGTAAAGAAAAAAAAGAAGAGGATAGACTTTATGAGATATTCAAAGATCTTAATGAATTAATAAGTCATTGGAAGCCAAATTTAGCAGCGGTAGAGAAATTTTTCTTTTATAGATCTAGTACTACTATTAGTGTGGTGCAGGCTAGAGGCGTGATTATGATGGTATTGGCCTCTAAAAAAATTAATATTAGTGAATATTCCCCTGCACAGATAAAGTTAACCATTGCAGGGTCAGGAAAAGCATCTAAGAAAGAAGTTCTTGATGCGGTTATGTATAACTTGGAACTTAACAAACCTCCAAAACCTGATGATTCAGCTGATGCATTGGCCATAGCATTAACAAAACTAAATGAGGAAGGCTTTAACTGA
- the trxA gene encoding thioredoxin → MSSAPAVTDSSFDKDVLQSDLPVLVDFWAPWCGPCRMVAPVVEEISKDFEGKIKVFKLNTDENPNVASQYGIRSIPTLMIFKGGQKVDTVVGAVPKATLSSTLTKHL, encoded by the coding sequence ATGTCATCAGCTCCAGCCGTAACTGATTCTTCATTTGACAAGGATGTACTGCAAAGTGATCTACCAGTATTGGTTGATTTTTGGGCGCCATGGTGCGGTCCATGTAGGATGGTAGCACCAGTTGTAGAAGAAATCTCGAAAGACTTTGAAGGGAAAATTAAAGTTTTTAAATTAAATACAGATGAAAACCCAAATGTTGCGAGTCAATATGGAATTAGAAGTATTCCAACATTAATGATCTTTAAAGGAGGTCAGAAAGTTGATACTGTGGTTGGAGCCGTACCAAAAGCAACTCTTTCGAGCACTTTAACTAAGCATCTATAA
- a CDS encoding homoserine dehydrogenase, whose protein sequence is MRKCKIGIVGFGTVGSGVYKILSSEVDLHPILKEIDIEKIAVKDLSKKRDFDLDNNLLTDDPFKLINDPSIDVIVEVMGGVDLAKDIILQSLKSGKSVVTANKAVIARYGEEIYKTAAKEGVYILSEAAVCGGIPIIEPLKRSLKSNSIKKMVGIINGTTNFILSKMANENADYKETLKLAQRLGYAELDPTADVEGHDAADKISILSELAFGGKIKRDEIHSEGISKINLKDIEYANKLGFEIKLLALSERRQINSNDSLALNIWVGPSLIPKSHPLATVMGVNNALLIEADPLGEIMLYGPGAGSGPTAASVVSDILNLHASSVKNNNSIDPLLSFDFWRNCHIIKSNEINKKNYLRIICLDSPGVIGKIGDIFGNNNVSIESIVQLDASEDKAEIVVITHEVNNGNFEKSKDEINALNEVKIIASQLSCI, encoded by the coding sequence ATGAGAAAATGCAAAATTGGTATTGTAGGTTTCGGAACTGTTGGTTCAGGGGTTTATAAAATATTAAGTTCTGAAGTTGATTTACATCCAATTCTAAAAGAAATAGATATTGAAAAAATAGCGGTTAAAGATCTTAGTAAAAAAAGGGATTTTGATCTAGATAATAATTTATTAACTGATGATCCATTCAAATTAATTAATGACCCCTCTATAGATGTAATTGTTGAAGTAATGGGCGGGGTTGATTTGGCGAAAGATATTATTCTGCAATCATTAAAATCAGGTAAATCTGTTGTTACAGCAAATAAAGCAGTAATTGCAAGATATGGAGAAGAAATATACAAAACTGCAGCTAAAGAAGGAGTTTATATATTGTCAGAGGCTGCGGTCTGCGGAGGGATTCCAATAATTGAACCCTTAAAAAGATCATTAAAAAGTAACAGCATAAAAAAAATGGTTGGGATAATAAATGGCACAACAAATTTTATTCTTTCAAAGATGGCAAATGAAAATGCCGATTATAAGGAAACCTTAAAATTAGCTCAAAGACTTGGGTATGCAGAATTAGATCCAACTGCAGATGTTGAGGGACATGATGCTGCTGATAAGATTTCTATTCTTAGTGAACTCGCATTTGGAGGTAAAATCAAAAGAGACGAGATACATTCGGAGGGCATTAGTAAAATTAATCTAAAGGATATTGAATATGCCAATAAATTAGGATTTGAAATAAAACTTTTGGCGTTGTCCGAAAGGCGACAAATTAATAGTAACGATTCACTTGCTTTGAATATTTGGGTAGGCCCTTCGTTGATTCCAAAATCTCATCCATTAGCAACAGTTATGGGAGTTAACAATGCATTATTGATAGAGGCTGATCCTCTTGGAGAAATAATGTTATATGGTCCTGGTGCAGGAAGTGGTCCAACAGCTGCATCAGTAGTATCAGATATATTAAATCTGCATGCCTCTTCAGTAAAAAATAATAATTCAATCGATCCATTATTATCTTTTGATTTCTGGAGAAACTGTCATATCATAAAATCCAATGAAATAAATAAAAAAAATTATCTTAGAATTATTTGTCTTGATAGTCCAGGCGTTATAGGAAAGATTGGAGATATCTTTGGAAATAATAATGTATCAATCGAATCAATTGTTCAGCTAGATGCAAGTGAGGATAAAGCCGAAATTGTTGTTATAACTCATGAGGTGAATAATGGAAATTTTGAGAAATCGAAAGATGAAATAAATGCTCTTAATGAAGTCAAAATTATTGCTAGTCAATTAAGTTGTATTTAG
- a CDS encoding c-type cytochrome, with protein sequence MSTSSSSAAERDIKREFFKKFFIVFIVSLLCFSIFFLNNHENNKYIIDTLELNGSAKEGDALFKINCVGCHGITARGLVGPDLHSITQRLNDKEIIKQVTGGLTPPMPSFEIDPVNMSNLLKYLHSLE encoded by the coding sequence GTGTCAACATCTTCATCATCTGCAGCAGAAAGAGACATTAAAAGAGAATTTTTCAAAAAGTTTTTTATTGTTTTTATAGTTTCATTGTTATGTTTTTCAATATTTTTCTTAAATAATCATGAAAATAATAAATATATTATTGATACTCTTGAGCTTAATGGATCTGCTAAGGAAGGAGATGCTCTTTTTAAGATAAATTGTGTTGGATGTCATGGAATTACAGCAAGAGGATTAGTGGGGCCAGACTTGCATTCAATAACTCAACGATTGAATGATAAAGAGATAATAAAACAAGTTACTGGTGGGCTTACTCCTCCCATGCCAAGTTTTGAAATTGATCCTGTAAATATGTCCAATTTGTTAAAATATCTACATAGCCTTGAATGA